The Salvelinus namaycush isolate Seneca chromosome 26, SaNama_1.0, whole genome shotgun sequence genomic sequence CTGCTGGGCCTCTACTAATTAAGGATCAAGTGAGTAATCTCTCCTTTTCAAATCCAGGCCATTCATTCCACATTCTAAATCATATCACTGATTAAACCATGCGTCTGAGATAACATCAGGGCGGTCACtttcatggctgtgttctaaAAGGTGCCCACTGTGGTGATGAAGTGGACAAGGAGAATGCAGACTGTAGCCCCCCTCAACCTGTGGTACCTAGGGACCATAGAGGAGCCACATCTTCATTACTTGTCCCATTCCTTTGCATAATTATGAACTGACGTCAAGGAATGGGACAAGTAACGAAGATAAGATAGTGAAACAAACACCACTATAATGTGGGTCATGAGGTTTCTGAATGGACGGTGTGAGGTCATCTCGGCAATGACGTGATCAAATCGAACGGACCTAATAACAACCTGGGCTGCTGACATAACGGTGTGATGATCTTAAAACGTTCCCAATCAAAAACACAGGTGACTattagagctgggacgataaaccaAAAACTTAAAATCGGCACCACCCAAACCGACATTTATCGAGGACGTTTTACTGCTTTCGACAATAACAATAAGTAGCCTTTACTAGAAATGAAATGTCTGCTAATATGGGCTATTGCTTACAGAACAATTGATAACTACAACATTCAAAGTAGTAGTAGTTTTAAAGGTAATATAGACAACTGGTGTACTTAATGGTATTCACTTTTTATCGTTGCGATAATTCAGTCaatttagagagagatggatttttgtccatatcaCCCATGTTTGACCTCTTATCGTGGCTGTGCCTTTATATCATACTGGATTTCTCTTAGTGGCAATTAAGACTATTATTAAACATACTGAATGAAAAGTACAATCAAATGGATTGCTCATTAAATATTCATCAAATACTCTACCTTTTCTATCTTCTTGGCCTCGATGTGGCGCATCACCTGATCTCTCCAGTCCACCGGTACCCTTCCTCCTGCTCCCGGTCCTCCTGGCCCATCCAGCAACGAGTGCTCAGACTTCACCCTGGCGTTGGGCCTCTTGCTGGGGCTGACGTGCTGGTAGTTGAAATCGCTGACTGACATGGTCCTCTCGGGCAGCTCGTGGGGCTGTGGCCTGGAGCTCTGGGGCCTTGGGGTGCTGGGCCCGTCAATGCTGTAGGTACGGGCCGACAGAGGCCTCTGCATGGCCTGAGCCATGGCCAGCGGCCCCCGGCCCAGGGTGTGGATGTCCCTGTACGTCATGTACTCTCCCTCGGGCACCTGCATGCGCCGGGGGTCCCCCATGGAGGAACTGCTGCTGCTCTGCCTCTGAAGGGTGCCGCTCCGTGGCTGACTTCCGAGGGGCAGGTGTCTCTCCTTAGCCCACATGTCACCGGGCGTGGGCCCCGTGGGCGGGCCTCTCTGTTGGgcctggaggaggtagggaggagCCTGGTTGCGGTTGGAGTAGTTGGTGTTGGCCAGAGAATGCTGGGGCGGAGGAAGGAAGCCCTGGTTGGGGGGGACGGGGGTCCTCTGGGTCCACAGGCCGTCTTTGGGCATGGTGCTGCTGGAGTACTGGACGTTGTACTGGGGCGGCGGGCCCATGGCCATGCCAGAGGGGACGGGGTAGCGGCCGGTGCTGACGGGGGGCTTGGAGTAGCTGGAGAGCAGGTCGGAGGAGGAAGCTGAGGAACCGGAGTAGACCTGGAAGGGCTGGTCGTTGAGCAGGGAGGCTGACTTGCTGCGGACGATGCTCTGGCCCTGGGCCCCCGGGCCGGCTCCGGCCATCCTGCCCACTACGCCACCCTCATAGGAGCCCCCCTCAGCGTCCAAGGAGTACAGCTTCATCCCCCCCGCCTCAATGTTGGTGATGCTCTGAGCCTTCGCCACTACAGGAGGGGAGCATCGTTTCTCCGGGGACAGCTCCTCGGTGCTGCGAGACAGAGACATGTTGCTGCTGGCCGTCACGCCCGCAGAAGCCGTCCGCACCACCGACGTGGCAGAGTCCACCCTCATAGGCGACACAGCCAGTCCCTCGCTGGAGTGGCTATTGAAGTGGTCGCCCAGCTGGTTGCCGTTCTTCAAGTGGTCCGTGATGGGCGCCGTAGAATTGTCATTGTTATACGGGGGAGGCAAGTGGTTAAAGTCCTCCTTGGCGCTCGAGCCGTTCGGGCGGTCGTCCGGTTGGACCACCATGTTGTCCGGCTGAGGTGGCAGCTTGGCCAAATTCATGTTGATCTGGTCCCACTTGGTGTAGGCGTCACCCATGCCATTGTTGTTGCCCTTCTCGATGAAGGCCAGCCTCTCCATGGACAGGTCGTAGTCACCCACCATCTTCTCGGGCTTGGACTCGTAGCCCTGCTGGGTCTTCAGGAGGGCCTGCAGGGACGTGACCGAGCCATTGCCATTCTGGAGGAGAGGGGTGCTCTCCTTCCGCTGGTTCATGTTTACATCCTCTTGCCTGGAACAGGAAGCGCAACATAttggtttgttgttgttgacgagTATTGTGCCATACAGAGTAtaagggggcggcaggtagcctaatggttagagtgttggactagtaaccgaaaggttgcaagatcaaatccccgagctgacaaggtaaaaatctgtcgttctgaccctgaccctgataacccactgttcctaggccgtcattgaaaatatgaatttgttcttaactgacttgccttgttcaATAAAGgtcaaaaaaaataatatatatatacaaataaataagTAAACAAACCGACTACCACGCAGCTTAGCAGGAACCCCGGCCTACATCCCAATGACTAGGAAATCCCACCGGCTTATTTACATCGAGTATGAGCACACACTAAGGTATTTTCTGAGTTGAGCCAACATTTCAATGCAAGGGGGAAAATACTTATCTTTCACTAGGACTTTTATAGCTTCTATTTTCAAAGAAATCACATCCCTAATAGCAAGGAAATCACACCCTCCATCCtcaagaaacctagagaggaaccatacTGCACCCACCTGCTTTTGGGTAGGAAGGGCATCTTGGCCTCTCTCTCAGGGGTGCACAGGGAGTTGTCCTGGCTGCTGTCCGTGGTCAGAGACACAGAGTCCGACATGCGCGACGGGGACGAACAGTTGCTGTTGTTCTGATTGCTGTTGGCCACCGTCTCGTCCAGCAACGAGTCAGCGTCTTTACCGTCATCTGTCAGACGAAGAGAGAACTCGGTCAGCGTGTACACATTGTTCTGACGGGGTTTAGGACGATTTCGGGGGGGTGTACTACCAAGCTGTGTACCCTGAGGACAGAATACACATGATGTAACGAACGTGTCAATACTACATAGAACTACTTAACTCAAATTAGGATTTGTCCATAAGTAACAACTTTGTTACATATGGACAAACCCTAACTTGAGTTAAGTACCAGCGTTCTAGCCATGTACTACTTCTAGTGGTGGTGAATCCTGCAAGGAGCCGCTGGTCTGGGTGGTACCTTTTCTGTTCTTACTTAGGGCCACCACCTTGGGCTGGTTGATGGTGATCTCGATCAGAGGAGGCCTCATCTCCGCTAtcttcatctcctcctcctcagacgaaagCTCCTCGGAGTCCTGCAGAGAAAAAGACTTGACACAGAcacatttaatattttttttaaatcacaaaatAAATGTGCAAGGGTCAAAATGTGTACGGCCAACGAGGTGTGTCGCATGTTCCGTAGTAGCGTACCTCCAGGGTGTCCTCATGGTTCATGGTCCTGGTGTTGTCGGAGGTTCGGAGAGAGGTCTTTTGGGAGTTGTAGGATTCAGAGGTCTCCAGGGGTGCCGTGGAGTCCTGGACACAGACAGGCGCTTTGGGCTCCATCTCCACTGGCTTGCCGTTGGCACAGGGAGCCTCAATCACCTGGTTAAAACCCCGAACCAACAGAAGGTTATATAAAGGAGACGTGTTTCTATCACAAAAGAGTCATTATTAGGTTATGTTATTTGTTACCCATTTAACACAACCGCTAATTCCTGTTGATCTCAGGTTTATTACGGCTGATTGTGATTTCCAATATATTATGTTTAACATATCAAATGAAATGAAAATATTTGCAAATACTTGTGGACATGTGGAGCAGTCTTTATTTTCTCTCATGCAATCATCCAATACAATAccccagggttccccaactgtaGGCCCGCGGGTGAttttatttgcccccccccccccaagttttctgagcgaaaaaatttatttaaaaaaaatcggcccgcagctgaatctagttgatcccTGCAATACACTGTATACAAGTTGTTTGTTGTATTTACGGAAAGTAGAAGAGTAGAAACTAGactagacagtgtgtgtgtgtgtacacgtgcaGTTTGCACGTCTGCCAGTGTTTCCAGACAACAGGGCTCAGATGGAGGCCAACCTTGACTCCCACGTCCTGTACTCCCACATGGTTACGCTCGCTAGGTCTGGCATCCTTCCCTGACTCGTCGCCTGACTCGTCCTCCTTCAGCCTGTGGGCGACTgactgggccgtcttcaccatGTTCTTCAGCTCGTCTGGGTACGGTGTCGGGTAGCGCTTCAGGTTGCCctcctggaaacacacacacacacacacacacacacagtggagagaGAGCGCGACACGCACATTAAAACCAGTGATCACAGAAGGTCCCTCAACTAGGGGGTAGGAGTTTGGTAGGGAGGGGGAGTTGGGTTTGCCTGCCAAGCGGAGGTGACGCCACCGCTCCTCAGTCAGACTGACCGTTTGAGAGGCGGTGTGCCTCTTCCCAGCAGGCCCGCCTTCTCAGTCTGCTGGAGAGACACTGCAGCCAGGCGGCCATATTGTGCCGGTGGGAGACGGTGTGAGACGGCACAATTGGTGGGAAGGAAATTATTCGGAACCACCGCACCATGAGCTTCCATTTCACAACGAGACGGTAGACACCAAACAACTAAATGGAAATTCTGTAGAACTTGGGTGCAGGCACACACATCTCTCTTGAATACGAGGGACAAAGGGAAAGGCCAATCTTTTATGGGTTGTAGCTTGAAGCACAAGATGACTAACAGATCTAGGCTGCGTGCCAAATAGCACTCTATtaccctatgcagtgcactacttttgaccagagccctatggattCTGGTCAAatacagtgcactatatagggagccatttggtaCACGACCTAGATTTTCCATTATAACAAGAGGAGATTGAAAAAAAAACTTGCTTTTGTGCCAGAAAGCCCATTTGTAACCCTTGCTCCAGTGTTTAAACAACCTTAACAACTTAGTAATGAGAACTGTGTAATGTGCAAAAGCAATGAGAGTACAGAGCAGCGTTATTTTACCCTTGTTCTCGACGGGGCCAAATGGACATCGTTTTGTCATCTACTTTCATTAGCTTGCATTTGCATAGTGTCACCCTCAGTTTGTCAGCTACAATCTATAGCACAGCAAGTTAAGAGAGTTAgtttttcttggctgtgtgcgtaCATAagggtgtgtgctagtgtgtgtgttcGTTTGTGTCTATGCATGTGTGTGGGGTACTGACCCGTGGAGGCGTCTCCCTCTCATCCTTGTCCTCGTCACACTCGAAGGCCACCTGGGCCCGCTGCTTCCTCTGCTCCTCCCACAGGGAGGGGTTAAAGCTCTCACTGTCAGAGCTGGGGATGTCTGGGGAGGAGAAAGACAACCAAATGTCAACCTTTATGCAGAATTCCAATGACATTTGTTAAACATACACCTAGAGataaaataattgaataaaataTGATACCTTAGCAGTTATGTACCATTAATGAAAACATCGTCCCCTGCCTAGAGTAGG encodes the following:
- the LOC120020969 gene encoding erbin-like isoform X1: MSSKRNLFVRLVPCRCLRGEEEAVTSLDYSHCSLETVPKEIFSLEKTLEELYLDANQIEELPKQLFNCQLLHRLSMPDNDLTVLPAAIANLVNLRELDVSKNSIQEFPENIKNCKVLAIVEASVNPISKLPEGFTQLLSLSQLYLNDAFLEFLPASFGRLTKLQILELRENQLKMLPKSMHKLTQLERLDLGSNEFTEVPEVLEQLTGIKELWMDGNRLTFLPGRLGTLKQLSYLDVSKNNLEMVDEQICGCESLQDLLLSNNALTQLPGSIGSLKKLTALKVDENQLMYLPDSVGGLAALDELDCSFNEIEALPSSIGQCVSIRTFAADHNFLTQLPPEMGSWKNATVLFLHSNKLESLPEEMGDMTKLKVINLSDNKLRNLPYSFTKLNQMTAMWLSENQSKPLIPLQKEDDPETHKTVLTNYMFPQQTRTEDYIPSSDSESFNPSLWEEQRKQRAQVAFECDEDKDERETPPREGNLKRYPTPYPDELKNMVKTAQSVAHRLKEDESGDESGKDARPSERNHVGVQDVGVKVIEAPCANGKPVEMEPKAPVCVQDSTAPLETSESYNSQKTSLRTSDNTRTMNHEDTLESFSLQDSEELSSEEEEMKIAEMRPPLIEITINQPKVVALSKNRKDDGKDADSLLDETVANSNQNNSNCSSPSRMSDSVSLTTDSSQDNSLCTPEREAKMPFLPKSRQEDVNMNQRKESTPLLQNGNGSVTSLQALLKTQQGYESKPEKMVGDYDLSMERLAFIEKGNNNGMGDAYTKWDQINMNLAKLPPQPDNMVVQPDDRPNGSSAKEDFNHLPPPYNNDNSTAPITDHLKNGNQLGDHFNSHSSEGLAVSPMRVDSATSVVRTASAGVTASSNMSLSRSTEELSPEKRCSPPVVAKAQSITNIEAGGMKLYSLDAEGGSYEGGVVGRMAGAGPGAQGQSIVRSKSASLLNDQPFQVYSGSSASSSDLLSSYSKPPVSTGRYPVPSGMAMGPPPQYNVQYSSSTMPKDGLWTQRTPVPPNQGFLPPPQHSLANTNYSNRNQAPPYLLQAQQRGPPTGPTPGDMWAKERHLPLGSQPRSGTLQRQSSSSSSMGDPRRMQVPEGEYMTYRDIHTLGRGPLAMAQAMQRPLSARTYSIDGPSTPRPQSSRPQPHELPERTMSVSDFNYQHVSPSKRPNARVKSEHSLLDGPGGPGAGGRVPVDWRDQVMRHIEAKKIEKNALSRSYNSNYAPLSCSHYGSSRDVHHSGSHGSLVFSAAADGRPYGAQGHCDDVFGPQGQQGNTMDTLRKVPSMNGQLGGPVRGQMTSCQTPMARHPSREQLIDYLMLKVSHGQQPQGPPPPRADHDTLQQEFRVKVEKNPELGFSISGGVGGRGNPFRPDDNGIFVTRVQPEGPASKILQPGDKILQANGYSFVNVDHGNAVALLKTFPTTVDMIIVRELAA
- the LOC120020969 gene encoding erbin-like isoform X2, which encodes MSSKRNLFVRLVPCRCLRGEEEAVTSLDYSHCSLETVPKEIFSLEKTLEELYLDANQIEELPKQLFNCQLLHRLSMPDNDLTVLPAAIANLVNLRELDVSKNSIQEFPENIKNCKVLAIVEASVNPISKLPEGFTQLLSLSQLYLNDAFLEFLPASFGRLTKLQILELRENQLKMLPKSMHKLTQLERLDLGSNEFTEVPEVLEQLTGIKELWMDGNRLTFLPGRLGTLKQLSYLDVSKNNLEMVDEQICGCESLQDLLLSNNALTQLPGSIGSLKKLTALKVDENQLMYLPDSVGGLAALDELDCSFNEIEALPSSIGQCVSIRTFAADHNFLTQLPPEMGSWKNATVLFLHSNKLESLPEEMGDMTKLKVINLSDNKLRNLPYSFTKLNQMTAMWLSENQSKPLIPLQKEDDPETHKTVLTNYMFPQQTRTEDYIPSSDSESFNPSLWEEQRKQRAQVAFECDEDKDERETPPREGNLKRYPTPYPDELKNMVKTAQSVAHRLKEDESGDESGKDARPSERNHVGVQDVGVKVIEAPCANGKPVEMEPKAPVCVQDSTAPLETSESYNSQKTSLRTSDNTRTMNHEDTLESFSLQDSEELSSEEEEMKIAEMRPPLIEITINQPKVVALNDGKDADSLLDETVANSNQNNSNCSSPSRMSDSVSLTTDSSQDNSLCTPEREAKMPFLPKSRQEDVNMNQRKESTPLLQNGNGSVTSLQALLKTQQGYESKPEKMVGDYDLSMERLAFIEKGNNNGMGDAYTKWDQINMNLAKLPPQPDNMVVQPDDRPNGSSAKEDFNHLPPPYNNDNSTAPITDHLKNGNQLGDHFNSHSSEGLAVSPMRVDSATSVVRTASAGVTASSNMSLSRSTEELSPEKRCSPPVVAKAQSITNIEAGGMKLYSLDAEGGSYEGGVVGRMAGAGPGAQGQSIVRSKSASLLNDQPFQVYSGSSASSSDLLSSYSKPPVSTGRYPVPSGMAMGPPPQYNVQYSSSTMPKDGLWTQRTPVPPNQGFLPPPQHSLANTNYSNRNQAPPYLLQAQQRGPPTGPTPGDMWAKERHLPLGSQPRSGTLQRQSSSSSSMGDPRRMQVPEGEYMTYRDIHTLGRGPLAMAQAMQRPLSARTYSIDGPSTPRPQSSRPQPHELPERTMSVSDFNYQHVSPSKRPNARVKSEHSLLDGPGGPGAGGRVPVDWRDQVMRHIEAKKIEKNALSRSYNSNYAPLSCSHYGSSRDVHHSGSHGSLVFSAAADGRPYGAQGHCDDVFGPQGQQGNTMDTLRKVPSMNGQLGGPVRGQMTSCQTPMARHPSREQLIDYLMLKVSHGQQPQGPPPPRADHDTLQQEFRVKVEKNPELGFSISGGVGGRGNPFRPDDNGIFVTRVQPEGPASKILQPGDKILQANGYSFVNVDHGNAVALLKTFPTTVDMIIVRELAA
- the LOC120020969 gene encoding erbin-like isoform X3, giving the protein MSSKRNLFVRLVPCRCLRGEEEAVTSLDYSHCSLETVPKEIFSLEKTLEELYLDANQIEELPKQLFNCQLLHRLSMPDNDLTVLPAAIANLVNLRELDVSKNSIQEFPENIKNCKVLAIVEASVNPISKLPEGFTQLLSLSQLYLNDAFLEFLPASFGRLTKLQILELRENQLKMLPKSMHKLTQLERLDLGSNEFTEVPEVLEQLTGIKELWMDGNRLTFLPGRLGTLKQLSYLDVSKNNLEMVDEQICGCESLQDLLLSNNALTQLPGSIGSLKKLTALKVDENQLMYLPDSVGGLAALDELDCSFNEIEALPSSIGQCVSIRTFAADHNFLTQLPPEMGSWKNATVLFLHSNKLESLPEEMGDMTKLKVINLSDNKLRNLPYSFTKLNQMTAMWLSENQSKPLIPLQKEDDPETHKTVLTNYMFPQQTRTEDYIPSSDSESFNPSLWEEQRKQRAQVAFECDEDKDERETPPREGNLKRYPTPYPDELKNMVKTAQSVAHRLKEDESGDESGKDARPSERNHVGVQDVGVKVIEAPCANGKPVEMEPKAPVCVQDSTAPLETSESYNSQKTSLRTSDNTRTMNHEDTLESFSLQDSEELSSEEEEMKIAEMRPPLIEITINQPKVVALSKNRKDDGKDADSLLDETVANSNQNNSNCSSPSRMSDSVSLTTDSSQDNSLCTPEREAKMPFLPKSRQEDVNMNQRKESTPLLQNGNGSVTSLQALLKTQQGYESKPEKMVGDYDLSMERLAFIEKGNNNGMGDAYTKWDQINMNLAKLPPQPDNMVVQPDDRPNGSSAKEDFNHLPPPYNNDNSTAPITDHLKNGNQLGDHFNSHSSEGLAVSPMRVDSATSVVRTASAGVTASSNMSLSRSTEELSPEKRCSPPVVAKAQSITNIEAGGMKLYSLDAEGGSYEGGVVGRMAGAGPGAQGQSIVRSKSASLLNDQPFQVYSGSSASSSDLLSSYSKPPVSTGRYPVPSGMAMGPPPQYNVQYSSSTMPKDGLWTQRTPVPPNQGFLPPPQHSLANTNYSNRNQAPPYLLQAQQRGPPTGPTPGDMWAKERHLPLGSQPRSGTLQRQSSSSSSMGDPRRMQVPEGEYMTYRDIHTLGRGPLAMAQAMQRPLSARTYSIDGPSTPRPQSSRPQPHELPERTMSVSDFNYQHVSPSKRPNARVKSEHSLLDGPGGPGAGGRVPVDWRDQVMRHIEAKKIEKDDVFGPQGQQGNTMDTLRKVPSMNGQLGGPVRGQMTSCQTPMARHPSREQLIDYLMLKVSHGQQPQGPPPPRADHDTLQQEFRVKVEKNPELGFSISGGVGGRGNPFRPDDNGIFVTRVQPEGPASKILQPGDKILQANGYSFVNVDHGNAVALLKTFPTTVDMIIVRELAA